A window of Trachemys scripta elegans isolate TJP31775 chromosome 9, CAS_Tse_1.0, whole genome shotgun sequence genomic DNA:
CTGAGGCGGTCACATGGCTGGCTGGTGGAAACAGACAATTTCACAGAAAGATTTTGATTGTCTCTTTGTTGGCGTTGAGCCTTCTGTGCAGAATTTCAAGGGGGAAAATGAGCTGACAAGATCCCATGACAGCGTAAAAAGCAAATACTGGCGCAGTGCGTGTGACTGGTTAGCCCTGCGGATTTATTACTACCCATTTGTATTGCAGCCACTCCCCGAGGCCTGGGTCGGGATCAGgctcccactgtgctaggtgctgcacacgcccgcagtaagagacagtccctgcccgggTGGATTTACAGTCTAACGCATCGAGACTCACGTTTATGAAGCTGACGTTCAGCTCCTTGGCAGTGTATCCCCTCTGCAGGTTCCGTCGGGCATAGACATCATAGTCTCGTACAATCCGGGTGATGATATCTGATGTGGAGATCCCTTCGGTCCTCTGAGTTGGTGCAAACATGCCTGAGAGCagggggatagaacccaggacaGGTGTAGGTCAGATGGAAGTGAAGAGCTGTTACTGACTCTCAATATGCAGGCTGGGGTATTTCACAGGCTCTTAAAGATCATACCCTactactatactatactatatactctctctctctctccccccgcccccaattggCCTTGTTCTATATTTTGACCCTTGAaaactgtccagttctggtgtccacaattcacgAAGAATAGTCAAAAAccggagagggttcagagaagagccacgagaaggattaaaggattggaaagtATACCTTATAGTGAGGGACTGAAGGAGCTCAAGCTACGTAACTTATCAAAGAGCAAGTTCAGGGGCGATTTAATCAGtctaagtacacctctatcctgatataaagTGAcctgatagaacacgaattcggatataacacggtaaagcagtgctccgagggggcagggctgcgcactccagcggatcaaagcaagttcgatataatgtggtttcacctataacgcggtaagattttttggctcccgaggacagcgttatatcgaggtagaggtgtacctacatggggaacagaaatttgactgtagatggctcttcagtctagcagacaagatccaatggctggaagttgaagctagagagggacagactagaaataaagtgcatttttttttttttttttaaaacagtgagaggaattaaccactggaacagttcATCAAGGAGTGTGGGGGATTttccatccctggcaatttttaaatcaagatgggatgtttttctaaaagatctgctcttgtTCAACCACAGCGACTGGACTTGAcgtaggaattaattcagggaagtcctctgGGGATACAACTGTGGGTCACTTATTTTGCTAGCTATTAGATAACAAGCATGCAGTCGTTACCTAAAGGATAGGTCAGAAAAGAGCAGATCCATCGTACCAGGACTAATGAACTAAGAGTGACCAGGGTATTAGAGGTGCTGGATTAGCAGCGTTTGAGACCCAGGGCTTCTGGTTATTTCATGCATCACAGGAACAGCCCTGCCAATGTGGTTCAAGCCTGGTGTGGAAGAATCAATCTTTTAGGCACTCAGATCCCATGGCAAAGGGAGCAGTAAAAGACCCTGGACAGAAGTGAGATCAGTCTCCCTAGACACTAAATCCTTGCCAAGATGGACAGTAACCAGAACAACGTTTTTGCTATAACCCCTGCCTCAAGACCCACCAGCTAGTGCTAGATGGTAAAGGTTACAGGTCACCACCACGACTTATGCCTCACCTGCTTCTTTTATGTGTTTATAAACATCGTCACTTCCAGCAGAAGAATATGGGATGTCATCATGGGCAACAAAATCAATCTGGGGGTTGAAGAAAAGAGTTAGAATAAATCTTTCCTTGAATCCACAGAAGGTACCTTTTGATGTAATGACCACGTAATTACTCACTGCTCAGCACCTGTGTACAGGTACAGGGCTAGCATAGCAATGAGGAATGTCAATGGGGTTTGCTTTCGAAACAAGGTTAACCCTCCacagcccagctctcctgagcaACCCTAGACAAGCCTGCGAGTGCATGCCAAGGAGGAAGACAACTGGGGTAAGAAGCAAACGGCAGTTTCAAGCTTCAAACAGTGTCATAAACTGAGCGAACTGTTGGGCCTTGAGCAGCAGCCTGTGCCAGCAGAGGGTAATATTTGATGTCCAGAGGAAGGCGAGAAAGCTCCTTAGTGCATCTGGctgcaaattccttcctgacccctgcagcaaATAAGCACGTGTCCTGAAGCAGGAGATTTGATTCACCTTCTCTCAATCTACACAACCACAAGTGTTACTACTGACAATAAAACTTCCAGCCCCTTTTTAAAGCCAACCATGGTATTTGCCTCTCCAAACTCCTGCTAGTGGAACTTCACCCACAGGCCTGTTACTGTTTTGCATTTATCTGCCACTAATTTTGAGTGACGCCTTGTTCTCATGTTAGGGAACAGAAAAAAGGAGGCCTCACTATGACTGACCCGCCATGGATCTGGCCTCCTCAGATTTTGACAGTACCGGCCATTACAGGctagctctgcccaggcccctaaCCGccttagaaacaaacaaacatggccCATTATACTAACTCACTGCACACTCTAGGACGTGTAACAGAAGAGGGTTGGGTTGCTCTAACACCGGCCATGCTGGTACGAATGACCAGAGGGAAATACAGCAGTTATTCGGAATCCTGTACTGCAGGTGTGCGGCAGGAGCATGGTCGTTACAAGCGCACACGCAGCACAGTCGCCTGATTGTCTGAAAGCCCCTGGCAGCTCTACTGCTGTGTCTTACCTGGTGCTCTGCCAGGAACTCCGGGGTGAGGGTCCATGGTGCGTTTCTCACCACTTCATCCACGTAGCGACAGTGCTGCACCGCATCGTAACGCTCGCTTTCGTTCATCACCGTGAAGCCTTTGAGGTTATGGGTCAGCTCATCGCTGCAGACTGCGGACACGGGCACAGAGCAAAGGTGAGTTCTGTTAGTCTTCTGAATACTCACCCTGACCCCCTCCACTACCGGACTCCACCGTCTGCCCCGTGCGGCACGAGAGAACTCTGTGCCAAGACCCTGGCAGATCTTCCACGCTAAGTGGGCTCAGCAGATACAGCTCAAGCGTCACAAGAGGTGTTGGCGattcaggaagagaacccagcgTTCAACGCCCAGTCTACAGCTCTAACCAGTAAGGCAAGAGTTCgcaaacttagaatcatagaatgccagggttggaagggacctcaggaggtcatctagtccaaccccctgcttcacGACTctcttctgataacaaaaattattacacgaccccaggagggtggaccaaagcctgagctgcCCAAGCCCCGTTGCTCCAGGCGAgggagccaaagctgaagcctgtaacctgagctccaCCAACCAGGGTGGAAGCcttcgggctttggccccaggaagtgggctcaggctttggccctgggccccagcaagtctaacgccagccctggcgaccccattaaaatggcgtcccgacccacagtttgagaaccactgcagtaaaaCATAGGTGTGACAGgcttggaggtggaggggagaagagagagcgTTACGGAGGCGAGGAAGCCTCTCAAAtcaattccattgatttccacACACTGTGAAGAATACAGCATTATTATGCGAAATTGGTCAGTTGACTGGCCAGTAACCCTTCACCCCAGGCCCTTAAAGGCTCTGGAACTCATGCTGCTTGTAGAAAGAAATGATGAATACAGAAAAGTCAACTTTCCTTCCAAAGCTAACAGTGTTCTTCCTCTTTGGGCATCAGTACTGGGAGCACAGGGCAGCTCTATGGACCGCCACTAGGTGGGGCACAGAATTGCCTCATTTACACAGAGGCTGACTCGGGTCCAGAACCCGGACACCTAGCAAAGAAACATCAGAACCAAACAGGTTTCCAAATTTAGAAATGAAGCCAAAACCCATCTGAACAAATCAAACTAGAATAGAATGGGTTCATAGCAAATCATCCAATTAGTCCAATTACCAGGCTGATTAAACCACGTGAAATAAAATCAACAATGCTTTAGTAACTCTATGTAATAATTTGGGAAGGCCCAGAAGTCAACAGGCCAATCTCAATTGATATATTGACGCTCCAGCCAAACTGCTGATATAGGGAGGGTGAAATCACTCCCAGCTTGAAGCTAATGTTGAGACGACGCATACAGAGGGACAGTTTCTTATTCTTCAACTGCTCCTGTTCTCCAGACGGATGCTCAGAATGTCCCTTTATATTTTGGCACTCAATGCTTTGAACAGCATTTCTTGACACACAAAATTTAGATCAAAGGTTAGACTAACTCGGTCAGAACAGAAAGTAGTtcccacctttaaaaaaataaaaatcaattctgGAGTTCCATTTTTATAGACAGGCCCATTTGCACTGTAGCCACTTCAATACTGAAGAGGACGAGATTACAACGTGGCTGCCCTTTGAGCTGCAACAAGGGCCAGGCACAGCGTAAGACGCTAAGGGTTGCAGAGTGCAAAGGAAACTATAGGTTGCAATCATACCTTTGGCAAGGTAAACTATTCCTGTAAGGCTGCCAAAGTCAAGAGACCTCTCCTTACCTCCCACAATGAGATATGTGTTCGGGAAGAGGTTCTTTGCCTGCATCAAGGCCCGGGCATGTCCAGAGTGAAATAAGTCAAATATCCCATCAGCGTAAACCCTGACTGGTCGATCCACtgaacacaaaaacaaacagacgTTATTCACGGAGAGCCACTCCTGGGGAAAGCATTTGCTGGCTGCGCCTCACCTGGGGGGTTTGAAGACCTAGTGAGCCTGGGGTTGCTTGTGGGAGGAATTTGGTTGTACATGTTGCTATAGAAACAATCGTCAGAATGTGGAGCTGTAGCCAGAAAAGTTTTGAGAAGGGAAATTGCTGGGTTGTTTCCGTTAGGAGTCAGCGCATGGGGGTGCCCAGACTAAGCACGGAACGACATTCAGAGACAGACTTAAAACCTAAAGTGCCCTGCGTGGTGTTCTCATGGGACTCAGTGCAGCTGCCCTGGGAGAAGGTGCACACAGCGCAAAGGGAAATCTGGGGAAAATGCAAACATCCAACATCGCCATCCTACAGGAATCAAAACGCAACGTGTCAAGGTTCTGCTCGGCAACCGACTACCAACAGGTGACTAGCCGAAGATATTTCATGGGTTTGTGTTACGTTCGCCCAGCAGGCTCCTGGAGGAAATCCTGAGATCTTCCCGATTCCCCCCCCACTCCATGGTGAACCTCACTACTAGAGCTGCTGTCCTCTGATTCTGGAAGAATGGCCAACGAGAATTCCGGCTCAGCAGGACTCCTAAATCGACCAGGCAGCGCTATTATTGAGCCAACCTTTAGTTCCTGCTTCCAAGAAATGCCAAGCCGCACTGAAAATCATCTTGAGGCAGCACAAAACAGTCCTGCTAGGCCTTGGGGCCGTCAGATAATTTCATGGAGAAGCTAGTGCTGAATAAAGTTCTCCCCAGAAGGTTCAGCCCCATTCAGATTAATGGCTACTCCCTCTCTTAGTAAAGAGCAGCTCGTTTATTTCGATCCTTGAGCTCACACACGCTTAACTTTCGCCCACTGTTTCACATTCAGCCTAAAGGCTATTCGGGAGCCCATCTACTACTAAAAGCACAATAGACTTCTTAACTTCCACTTCTCCAGGCCAACACCGGACTCTCGCTCACAGCTGTGGGATACTTCAGCCATCTGGGAAGTTAGACATGGCTCTCTGGGCCAATCTAAGCCAGACAGACAAGTCTGAGCCAGAGGGAGGGCACttggcagtcaggaaggagactGCTTCATGCATAGGGAGCAGCATTTAAGCAGGTCTGAAGCTGAGGGTGGGAGAAGTAGATAaagggagcagcaggaggggaggacTAGGGGCCAGTGTGGGGGAAGAACACAGATGTACAGTAGTTGGGCACACTTATAGGGCGTTGAAGGTGAAACAGAGGCAGTCAATTAAGGCAATAAATTAGTTTTGTTGAAAAGGGACAGATGTTAGATGATGTAGACGAGCTGTATAGTGAATGCCAAAAAGACAGTAACAATTTATTACTTGCAGAGCCAATTTGATTGATCCTGAATGCGTTGCACGGTTCCACAGAGAAACCGAGGAATCAGAGATTCGAGACCTCTAACCCCCATCTGCGGGCCCCCTTGCGTATGTAAGTGAGAATGAGCATCTTGAACTTTCTCAAAGCATGGATCACAGACACCACGTTGGAAACCTGCGCGCTAGTGTTTAGGCCAGTCTAGATCTGACTGTGCAAAGCCACGGGGCTTCCAGAAattcccttgggagactgttcGATAGGTCATGAGATGAGTAAACCTCCTTTAATGACTTTATTGCTATTTACAGAAAGAAGTGCAGTGCTTTCATTACAGCTACGAAGCTGGCACCATGAAGGGCTGGGTACGATCATGTACTTTGAACAGTCAGCATAGGAATGCAGCCTCTAGCAGGGGTTAAGCTCTTTGGTATGATGTGTACATACGGCTCCCAGAACAAAGGCCCCAATCTCCAGGCAGTcacgtaatacaaataataatagtcttAGTCTGCAGGGTGGATACAAGGCTCCTTCCAACCTGACACAAGGGAGAATGAAACTAACTGAGCCAGGAGAAGTCCTAGGACAGCGCACGTGCTTAGGTAACTGCCTTCTCATTTGGCTTTACAGTACTTACAGGGGGTGCCCCGGGTCGCCTCTTCCAACGTTAATCTGACGTACGGCTTACTGTAGTCCACTTCAATTTCATCTGAAAACGGAGCTGGCTCCCTCAAGCCCTAAATAATCAGAGAGAAATAGCTTGCAAACCCCCTAAGGTTCAGCATACTACACAGACACAGCACAAGCAAACAGGGATGGCAGTGGAATGATAGCAGCCTAGCAATTCAATGGCAGACACGCTGCGCTAGGAGAGTCTTGTACAAAAGGCGCTAATGAGATTTACGGCCGTTAAGCCCCAACACCGTCCTGGGGGCTAATTATCCCTAGCTTAGGGATGGAGAGAACTGAGGTGAGCTGAGGTTAAGTTACACGCAGAATCAAGGGAAAAGCGCAGCAGAGCCCGGGGCACCGATTCCCGGCTGGTGTGAatggacttcagtgaagctatgacagttcacaccagctgagggtctgccccACGACTCCTTTACTCCAAATCCTCAgatctaaccactggaccaaacTGCCTCAGCTGGACCGCCCCTTGAAACAAGTCTCCCCACGCGTAGGCTCTAGTGTTGTAACGTACCAGTGGCGACAGGTATTAGAACACTGAAGCTGTTACCACCTAAAGAGAAGCTGCCTACAGTTGGTCCAACTCTCCAGGAAAAGTGTTTACCAGCACCGATTTGTAAGCCCTGGAAGGTGGGAAACAAGTCACGTTCTGCGGGGAAGCACAGAAATCTGATGGGACATTACAGGAACCCCCCCTTTGAAACTACCTGCAAAAACACCACGTTGGTAGAGTTCAGAGTGAGAATTAGGAGGCATCAAGTCCAATTATAGCTACTGTGGGGCTGATCTCTTCTGGACCGGAACAAAGCCTCTTCCCCTCCAACAAGCAGCCAGTTCAGTTTCAGCAGAAGGGCCGGGACCGTTAACAGACTAACGGTTCTCTTTTAGCAGGAAATTGTGGCAGGGCAGAAGATTGCCCTTCCCCAAGACAGACAATTAGGACTCAATCTTGCTAATCATTACACTAATGTCTTGACCTAAGCCAAACTATAGCTGCAAGAGACTTCTCAGCAATTTCCTCCTGCACACCGGGGTGAGCCCTGGCAGACCGTCTGCAAGTATTGCAGCTGTCACTCCCGATCGGAGTGCTATGCTGCGGTGAGCTAATGCCCTTTGAAACCTCCTTTAACGGGTCAGAGGCCTTGGGGCTTCTGGACCTCGAAGGCTGCAGAGGCAGACGTGGCATCATCGTTCCTAGCTCTAAATTTGTATCCCGGGGCATGCATCTCCTCACTTCAGGGGTTCTTAATTAAACTCTTACATTTAATGAGGTCAAAATCCATTCCCCCATACAGCTTTCAGATTTCCTACTTAACATGCAATCCccctttggtttttttaatacttCCATACTTGTctctgttcttaaaacaaacccCAGTCTTTCCACCATGTAACAGGGTCGGGGTACCCACCCTGAAATACTGAATACAACAGATGATCAGAGCAGGGCTATAAGTCAACTGGGCTTTTTATTCCTGTCTGCTGGGGAACTCTAGCACTGCAATCCTCTAAGTGAGCCATCAGCTCTTCAGTTATAAGAATGTGTCAAGAGAGTATAAAGTATCTGGGTGCCGTTTTTGCCCTGGCAGGACCAGGGAGCCCTGCTATAAACTCCTAGGAATAAAACCTTTCATGAAAGAAAAGAAGTGAACTCCTCAAGAGTCTGCACCTCTGAAGAGGGCTGGTTATAGGCAACATGAGGAAGAAGCAGAAGCACAGCTCGCTTTGGGCTATCTGTGGTCAGGGCTCTGAGCGTAGCAAGGGGGTGGGGACGCACATGTCCCCACCCCATCGTTAGATGATGTTACAAGGTctggtggttaaagcacaggcATTGAAGTCAAGGAGATCTGGGATCGACGCCCAGCTCTGACACAGCTGCTTTAGCAAGTCATGtcaccattctgtgcctcagtttccccatctgtaaaacgaaGACACTAATTCTTACCCATTCgggtttgtaaagcaccttgagatccTCTAACGGAAGGGAAAAGCGCCGTCCGTAAATTTGGAAAGGTAAAAGCTGAAGATGAAGTACATTGCAGGTATTTTAACGAGGGACTTTGACCCCACAGTGAAGGGGGAACGGACGGCAGGCAGCTCTGACAGAAAGATCAGGAAGGAACAACTCTAGACTGTGCGATACACATGAGCCCcacagagggggagggagagagctgccATATAAGGACAAACCTACAGTGTTACAGCAAGGGCAGTACGAAGTCAAGGCAAACTCTGGAAACAGGCAGAGATTTTGACACTGGTGATCCCAATAAACCCACCCTTCAGGTCTACTTGGGAGGTGGCAGGAGAAAGCAGATCAGGGTCTGGTACTAGCAGTGAGTGAAAACAATgggctttggggagggagggaaagcaaCTGAGTTATAGTTTTAACAgtgttaatcatttaaaaatacacctcGACCTCGATAGAATgcggtcctcaggagccaaaaaaaaaaaaaatcttaccgcgttataggtgaaaccgcattatattgaacttgatttgatccgccggagtgcgcagccccgccccctggagcactgctttaccacgttacaTCCAAATTCATGtcatattgggtcgtgttatatcggggtagaggtgtacaagaaaTCAGCCCGAGAGAGAGACTCTTAGAGAGACACCATCAGCTTAATGGAGGCCCCAGCATTTTAGTTTTGCTAAACAAGGCTGTACTGAGCCCAGTACGGACAAGAAATGTTCTCATGGATTGTTTGAAAACTCTCCTGTAGTGCTGGAAACACAAATACAGCTTCCTGCTAAATGCATcggaaccagaaagtgaaacccATTAAACACACAACAAGACTAACCAGTCTACTATCACCACAGAAGGCAAACCAGGGTgcataaaaatagatttaaaaaaaaaaaaaaaaaaaaaaatatcagattttaTTCAgcgtaaatatttaaaaaaaaaaacctatttaaaattaaatttgaaataaccTATATTAAAAGCCTAAACTTACTATATTCTATTAAcctcatttaatttaaataaaaatataatcttcAAGCAGTACGTATTTGCCgtggaagttttaaagaaagtcaaaccagtgaactggtggcagtcactggctaagcacctggaaccagagtctgTTGAAATGCTAAACACGGTTTTGATTGACAGCAGCCTCTTTTGCAGgttcagagagaatattttcttcatttcagtttattcaactactTCAGTTCAATAACTAGGTTCATGCAAAGTCGAGAAACAATTGGGAGCAGGAAAGCTCATTTTCCTTTTCCAATCTGTGAATAAAAGTGAAGGTTTGGGCAGACGAGAACTACTAGTTCTAAAAACtcgaaggacatggtgaccagaaaaaaATATCCGCTCACTCAACGCTTCCCTGATTtagtaaatcagttttaaatgtaaaccaAGTGTGGCCACAGCACATTTCAGAtcgttttatttaactaattaaaaaattgaaaatactggttttgtgcatttttaacgcaattccaatttccatccaaatgcagccCGACAAATCACCACACAAATCATCAACCTGGTAAATAAGAATGCATcactcaccattttctaacatgataaaaatgtaaaaattaagaaactAAATAAGCATggtaagctatataattgcttaaataaatgtgtagagATACAGCGTATCCtctgtttcctgcttgctgatttaaatcaatctgcCTCAAGGCAAGATGTTAATTAACAtgattttggttttaataatTTATCCCCCAAACACTCATGCATGCATATGACTTTAAAcccacaagtagttccattgatttcagtggcattattcatgtgcttaaccACATGAGTAGTTGTAGGAACATGGCCACAAGTGGGTCTAAGGAACCAGTatcaattttgtttaaaatctcaCCTACGTCACTAAAGAAATTAGAACTGTGAAAAGCGGATTTATTTCAAGTCTGTACACATCCACGCCCAGGGTAAACCACCACAATTACCACAAAGAAGCTTACCTCGGCTGGCTTtggactcaatttttttttacgcCTGTGTTGTAAGTATGTACATTAGCGTGAGCAAAGGTGGATTTCGAACCAGCTTTGCAAGAAGCAAACAGCACTAGCCGGGCTGCACTACTCCGCCTCTTTCCCTGGGCGCACAGGACATTTTACTTTGCCCTAATCAATGTCGCAACATCAGTATCATTCAGCTGCTTTCCAAACGTGCCCTGCTTACTTACAAACGAGTGACGGGACATTTTTGGAGGGATTCCATCCAGCTCTGTTGCCCCATTGGGTCCTGACCCATCTTTTCTCCTCTTCCGGGAATTCAGCCTGGACGAGCTTGGTGGCTCCATCACAGGAGAGGTGCTTGGCAAGGTCCTTCCAGCAGACTAGAAGAATGAAATAAAGAACAAGAAATAAGAGGTATTTCACTCCAGAAGGGCTAAGAAACCAGCCAACGGGCACTGTGTACAAAAGATCAGCCCAAAGGCATTTGAACAGGAGGCCTAGCCAGTTGCATCAGGTGCCAAAACTTCTTGACAAACTGTGCTCGATGGGAACACTGAATAATTTCTCTCTGCAGAGCAGCTCCTAGTCACAGGAATGACGAGAGGGTAAAACTCAGCTGGCAGGAGAGAAACTCCCTCACGCAGGAGTTGCGATATGAGTGATGATATCATTAGCATGAAGCTAGTTATGCTATTTTAGTATCTGAGTGGCAGGCCAAAGATTAAAATATGCCCAGTCCACATGTCTGAAGGGTAACTGTGTACAATTTCCCAGCACTCATTTCAACGATAAACTGCGTGCACAAAAAGAACC
This region includes:
- the PCYT1A gene encoding choline-phosphate cytidylyltransferase A isoform X1; the encoded protein is MEPPSSSRLNSRKRRKDGSGPNGATELDGIPPKMSRHSFGLREPAPFSDEIEVDYSKPYVRLTLEEATRGTPLDRPVRVYADGIFDLFHSGHARALMQAKNLFPNTYLIVGVCSDELTHNLKGFTVMNESERYDAVQHCRYVDEVVRNAPWTLTPEFLAEHQIDFVAHDDIPYSSAGSDDVYKHIKEAGMFAPTQRTEGISTSDIITRIVRDYDVYARRNLQRGYTAKELNVSFINEKKYHLQERVDKVKKRVKDVEEKSKEFVQKVEEKSIDLIQKWEEKSREFIGNFLEMFGPEGALKHMLKEGKGRMLQAISPKQSPSSSPTHERSPSPSFRWPFSTKTPPSSPANLSRNQSTVAYDISEDEED
- the PCYT1A gene encoding choline-phosphate cytidylyltransferase A isoform X2 gives rise to the protein MEPPSSSRLNSRKRRKDGSGPNGATELDGIPPKMSRHSFGLREPAPFSDEIEVDYSKPYVRLTLEEATRGTPLDRPVRVYADGIFDLFHSGHARALMQAKNLFPNTYLIVGVCSDELTHNLKGFTVMNESERYDAVQHCRYVDEVVRNAPWTLTPEFLAEHQIDFVAHDDIPYSSAGSDDVYKHIKEAGMFAPTQRTEGISTSDIITRIVRDYDVYARRNLQRGYTAKELNVSFINEKKYHLQERVDKVKKRVKDVEEKSKEFVQKVEEKSIDLIQKWEEKSREFIGNFLEMFGPEGALNGV